One region of Deltaproteobacteria bacterium genomic DNA includes:
- a CDS encoding glutamate-5-semialdehyde dehydrogenase, protein MALKDEMREMARQAREASHLLANLSTSTKNSALKEMAEELICSAPQLKKANASDLTSARKAGLSSALIDRLTLSDGVIQEMAESLQEVALLPDPVGQVSKMWKRPNGLWVGKMRIPLGVIGIIYESRPNVTSDAAGLCLKAGNAVILRGGSEAIHSNLAIAAILQAVGKHHGIPPAAIQVIPTVSRRAVEEMLQLEEYIDLIIPRGGEDLIRFVVSHSKIPVIKHYKGVCHIFVDASAALAMAESICFNAKVQRPGVCNAMETLLVHRDIAPQFLPRMAEKFITAGVELRGCPEAKRFLPSIKAARKGDWGKEFLDLILAVRVVAGLDEAIGHIIQYGSSHTDSIVTQDYSNSQRFIQEVPSSTVLVNASTRFSDGYQLGLGAEIGISTTKLHAFGPMGVEDLTTSKFIVYGSGQIRL, encoded by the coding sequence ATGGCTTTGAAAGATGAAATGCGCGAGATGGCCCGGCAAGCCCGGGAAGCCAGTCATTTATTGGCCAACCTTTCCACTTCGACCAAGAATTCGGCCCTGAAAGAGATGGCGGAAGAGTTGATCTGCTCAGCTCCCCAATTGAAAAAGGCCAACGCCAGCGATTTAACTTCTGCCCGGAAAGCCGGGCTTTCTTCAGCGCTGATTGACCGTTTGACCCTCAGTGATGGGGTCATCCAAGAAATGGCTGAAAGCTTGCAGGAAGTGGCTCTGCTTCCAGATCCGGTCGGCCAAGTGAGCAAGATGTGGAAGCGACCCAATGGCCTCTGGGTGGGAAAGATGCGGATCCCCCTAGGAGTCATTGGGATCATTTACGAATCCCGACCGAACGTTACCTCGGATGCCGCCGGTCTTTGCCTGAAGGCCGGCAATGCCGTCATCCTGCGGGGCGGTTCCGAAGCCATTCACTCCAACTTGGCCATCGCCGCAATCCTGCAGGCCGTCGGGAAACACCATGGAATCCCCCCCGCAGCCATCCAGGTAATCCCCACCGTTTCCCGCCGAGCCGTAGAAGAGATGCTCCAGTTAGAAGAATACATCGACCTGATCATTCCGCGGGGCGGGGAAGACCTGATTCGTTTTGTCGTCTCCCATTCCAAAATCCCGGTGATCAAACATTACAAAGGCGTTTGCCATATATTTGTGGATGCTTCTGCCGCCCTGGCCATGGCTGAGTCCATCTGTTTCAACGCCAAAGTCCAGCGTCCGGGTGTCTGCAACGCTATGGAAACGCTTTTGGTTCACAGGGATATTGCCCCGCAATTCCTGCCCAGGATGGCTGAAAAGTTCATAACTGCTGGTGTGGAACTTCGGGGATGTCCCGAGGCAAAGCGTTTTCTTCCTTCTATAAAAGCGGCCAGAAAGGGCGATTGGGGTAAGGAGTTCCTGGATTTAATCCTGGCCGTGCGGGTAGTGGCTGGGCTGGATGAAGCCATCGGCCACATTATTCAATACGGTTCTTCCCATACGGATTCCATCGTTACTCAGGATTACTCCAACTCCCAGAGGTTTATCCAAGAGGTTCCATCTTCGACAGTGTTGGTCAATGCTTCCACTCGCTTCAGCGATGGATACCAGCTGGGATTGGGGGCGGAGATTGGGATCAGTACCACGAAACTTCACGCCTTCGGTCCTATGGGGGTGGAGGACTTGACCACCTCGAAATTTATTGTTTACGGGTCCGGGCAGATCCGCCTATGA
- the nadD gene encoding nicotinate-nucleotide adenylyltransferase, whose product MKKIGLFGGTFNPIHFGHLRSAEEIYESFQLDRIIFIPSAYPPHKKTDEILSASLRVEMAQLALAGNAHFFLSEVELNRQGKSYSVETVGHFRQQFGPQTDLYFILGLDAFLEVNTWKQYTDLFELCHFIIMTRPGFEKKFSAEHLPVELARYFCYDEQKTGYIHRSGYGVFPKEITALDISSTKIRENFQKGRSVKYLLPHAVEEFIYRNKLYHTKDSESVG is encoded by the coding sequence ATGAAGAAAATCGGGCTTTTCGGAGGAACCTTCAACCCCATTCATTTTGGCCACCTTCGTTCGGCCGAGGAGATTTACGAGTCCTTTCAACTCGACCGGATCATTTTTATTCCTTCAGCCTATCCTCCGCACAAAAAGACAGATGAGATTCTTTCTGCTTCCTTACGAGTGGAAATGGCTCAGTTGGCCCTTGCGGGCAATGCGCACTTTTTCCTCTCGGAGGTGGAACTCAATCGGCAGGGGAAATCTTATTCAGTGGAGACGGTTGGCCATTTCCGCCAGCAATTCGGACCGCAAACGGATCTCTATTTTATTCTCGGCTTGGATGCTTTCCTGGAGGTCAATACCTGGAAACAATACACCGACCTTTTCGAACTCTGCCATTTCATCATTATGACCCGGCCGGGCTTTGAAAAAAAATTCTCGGCGGAGCATCTTCCGGTTGAATTGGCAAGATATTTTTGTTATGATGAGCAGAAAACTGGATACATCCACCGTTCCGGATATGGTGTATTTCCGAAGGAGATTACGGCTTTGGATATTTCCTCTACAAAAATCCGGGAAAATTTCCAAAAAGGGCGTTCGGTGAAATATCTCCTGCCTCACGCGGTAGAAGAATTTATTTACAGGAATAAACTCTATCATACGAAGGATAGCGAATCGGTAGGTTGA
- the rsfS gene encoding ribosome silencing factor, translating to MNPSSSKEKAFLCARAALDHKAIALVILSIQNLSSFTDYFVICSGNSDRQVQAIASHIEGKLAEKGLFPLGIEGKREGRWVLLDYGEVVIHIFYHPVREFYDLERLWFDAPKIDLPPKRKVPRPGP from the coding sequence TTGAACCCTTCAAGTTCTAAAGAAAAAGCTTTCCTCTGCGCTCGGGCGGCGTTGGACCATAAAGCCATCGCCCTGGTCATCCTGTCGATTCAAAACCTTTCTTCATTCACCGATTACTTTGTGATTTGTAGCGGGAATTCTGACCGCCAGGTCCAGGCCATTGCCTCCCATATCGAAGGAAAATTGGCCGAAAAAGGTCTTTTCCCTTTGGGCATAGAAGGGAAGCGCGAAGGACGCTGGGTTCTTCTGGATTATGGGGAAGTGGTTATTCATATCTTTTACCATCCGGTGCGGGAATTTTACGATTTGGAAAGACTCTGGTTTGACGCTCCGAAAATTGATTTGCCGCCGAAACGGAAAGTACCAAGGCCAGGTCCCTGA
- a CDS encoding 23S rRNA (pseudouridine(1915)-N(3))-methyltransferase RlmH, translating to MQLTLIAIGRITEPFIRDGCTVYGERIRRYADLRLIVVPEERIPGKGKREYIIHQEGLRIREKLSPAGFTVVLDERGKFLSSEAFALFLEKNSRKKISFILGGPYGLDDSLKKEADFRLALSPMTLVHSMARMLLLEQIYRAFTLLRGEPYHK from the coding sequence TTGCAGCTGACCCTTATTGCCATTGGCCGGATTACGGAACCATTTATCCGGGATGGGTGCACGGTCTATGGCGAAAGGATCCGTCGTTATGCCGACTTGCGGTTGATTGTGGTCCCGGAAGAAAGAATCCCTGGAAAGGGCAAAAGGGAATATATCATCCATCAAGAAGGGCTAAGGATCCGGGAAAAACTATCCCCTGCCGGGTTTACGGTAGTTTTGGATGAACGGGGAAAATTCCTTTCCTCCGAAGCTTTTGCCCTTTTTTTGGAGAAAAATAGCAGGAAAAAAATTTCCTTTATTCTGGGGGGTCCTTATGGGCTGGACGATTCGCTGAAGAAAGAAGCTGATTTTCGCCTTGCGCTTTCTCCGATGACCCTAGTGCACAGCATGGCCAGAATGCTTCTCTTGGAACAAATATATCGGGCTTTTACCCTTCTCCGGGGGGAGCCGTACCACAAGTAG
- a CDS encoding tetratricopeptide repeat protein → MFSRVHFFIFILVIIVFGYLFFLNPEVIEFTLYHDRSISISPALIAFGAFFIGAFFVFLVTLFVDTKRAFDLWRSSKRQKKEELIQERYSDGLEQMMKGNVHKAKDILAMIIEKNSQHLPSYLSLANLHSLEGEPDQAIDILLRAKAIDPENLELLFDLQKNYLARQEYILALETLDHILERDPENREALRKKRELYILQGNWPEAYETQKNLVKYTKEKENALVEKKVMLGLEYRFGEELAQKGKFKEAEKALREIIREDREFYPAYVSLGDVLQRQGSPDEASQIWIKALESSWNPIFLERLESFYLSQASPKKIFTLYLDYLRKRPEDSIMRFFYSRLLIRLEMIDEALEQLRDLESTGVPFAELYILMGQAYHRRGDFQRAIEAYEKAFEVQKYSLPSYTCSACGKAQREWSGFCEQCHGWGTFTVKLPEISKSMPAIPFYTYPVNI, encoded by the coding sequence ATGTTCTCCCGCGTCCATTTCTTTATTTTTATCCTCGTCATCATTGTTTTCGGCTACCTCTTCTTCCTTAACCCGGAAGTAATCGAATTTACCTTGTACCATGATCGTTCCATATCCATATCCCCGGCTTTGATCGCTTTTGGTGCTTTTTTCATCGGTGCTTTTTTTGTTTTTTTAGTCACCCTATTCGTCGATACCAAGCGGGCCTTCGATCTTTGGCGCTCCTCTAAACGACAGAAGAAGGAAGAGCTTATTCAGGAGCGATACAGTGATGGTCTGGAACAGATGATGAAGGGAAACGTTCATAAGGCCAAAGACATTTTGGCCATGATCATTGAAAAAAACTCACAGCATTTACCCTCCTATCTATCCTTGGCCAATCTCCACTCGCTCGAAGGGGAACCTGACCAGGCCATCGATATTCTCCTCCGGGCGAAGGCGATTGACCCCGAAAATCTGGAACTTCTTTTCGACCTTCAAAAAAACTACCTTGCCCGCCAGGAATATATTTTGGCTCTTGAAACCCTGGATCATATCCTCGAGCGGGACCCCGAAAATCGCGAGGCTTTGCGCAAAAAAAGGGAGCTTTATATTCTGCAAGGCAATTGGCCGGAAGCCTATGAGACCCAGAAGAACCTGGTTAAATATACGAAAGAAAAAGAAAACGCCTTAGTAGAAAAAAAAGTCATGCTCGGCTTGGAATATAGGTTTGGGGAAGAACTGGCTCAAAAGGGAAAGTTTAAAGAGGCGGAGAAAGCTTTGCGGGAAATCATCCGCGAAGACCGGGAATTCTATCCGGCCTACGTGTCTTTGGGAGATGTTCTCCAGCGCCAGGGTTCGCCTGATGAAGCCAGCCAGATCTGGATAAAGGCCTTGGAATCCTCCTGGAATCCGATTTTTTTGGAACGGCTGGAATCTTTCTATCTTTCCCAAGCCAGCCCCAAAAAAATTTTTACCCTTTATCTTGATTATCTCAGAAAACGCCCGGAAGACAGCATCATGCGTTTTTTTTATAGCCGGTTGCTAATTCGTTTAGAAATGATTGATGAGGCGCTGGAACAACTCCGGGATTTAGAGTCGACCGGGGTACCTTTTGCGGAACTGTACATCCTCATGGGCCAGGCTTACCACCGCCGCGGAGATTTCCAGCGGGCCATCGAAGCCTACGAAAAAGCCTTCGAGGTCCAAAAATACTCTCTCCCTTCCTATACCTGTTCGGCCTGCGGAAAGGCCCAGCGGGAATGGTCAGGATTCTGCGAACAATGCCATGGCTGGGGGACCTTTACCGTCAAACTCCCAGAAATCTCTAAATCGATGCCAGCCATCCCTTTTTATACGTATCCCGTAAATATATAA